The Silene latifolia isolate original U9 population chromosome X, ASM4854445v1, whole genome shotgun sequence genome contains the following window.
GACAATAAAGGCTTATAAATATCGACTTCAACACTTAATCTAGTAAATTGGCCTCTTTGCGCGGTAGCCGTGTTGTTATCAATACGTATCACTTGCCCTATTTTTGATCCGACTTTCTTTAAGAAAGTAGAGTTAAAATACTCAACTGGTAGATTCGGGATGCGAACCCACACTGTAAGCTTTGATATGTTGTCTTCAGAAGGGACGAAATTGGGCACCCACTTCCTGATTGTAAGATAGTGATCATCAATCATCCATGGGCCTTGGGTCATTACGAAATCATATTCTTGCTTTGATGAAAATCGTGCAATATAATAtgaactagtattggtgcccggcttcgcccgggctacctctacttaccattaattttttttcattaaataaattacttaaagttgcataacttatAAAtctatcattaatatatttttctatgacatatcctaaaattacgatgaaataaattttgagaaaaattcactactcccgctattaatattttactcttattaatgaataacaatagtaataacatttcactacttgcccgtaatcattgttactttcactacttccgccgtaattattgttactgtcactactgccacattaatattgataatttcactattaccgccgtaattattgttacttcaATTTTAAGTggaatatatatttatataaatatattacataaatgcattaaatcaaatcgaaggagttatgcaatattatatattatggaatctaatttgaattatttataacctacttatattatattttagtatgttaaataattaacatctcaaTACATCtattaaactataaagtttaataaaattgcatagattctaaatttaatatataatttcatgatgataataattaataccataagtatgcatgtttatactaatttattattttattttaaggaaattgaccatcttctagtattCTATAAATTTTTAGGAAAATTGagcatcttaattaattaattaattattttattttaagaaaattgccatcttagttaattattttattttaggaaattgaccatgttttagtctcttacaaatgtttaggaaaattatcaagcttctatataatttaattttaatccaaactatataatatttgcatttagatcccttaatcgggtccatcacacggtgctagtgatttaagactatatagtataattaatttgtataactttctttaattacattgaaatcccttggtttctggatttaatatatagtattgatgtgTGAGATCAGTCAAAGTTAATTTGCCTTTAATCGACCATTTCGCTTGTAGCTTTCGCATTAACGATAAATAGCCAATGTTTTTATCAAACATTTTTATGATAATTGAATGTCTCCACGGTTTCCTGATGATTGCTTTTTCCATCTTGGTTAGGCATATCCTCAGGcacatctcatcttcttcctcccctTCCTCATCTGCATCATCCTCTGATTCAATGTCGATATCATCCAAGGACAGATCGTTCATAGGGTTGACTCCATCATCAAAACCTTGTACCATTGATTTGTAAGATGATGCTGGAATCCCTGATATCTCATTAGTATTGGGTACGGAAATGACTGGGATTGGTATACTTGTGTTTGGGGCGACTTGAGTCTGGGCATTGAATGAATCAATATGCATAGTTTTCCTCTTGAAATTTTTGGGGAGCGGAGGGAATGATGAATCATGTCCATGAACTGGGGAAGAGATGGTATCAGTAGGTGAAGTTTGGATGGTCTCCGGCGGGAGACCATTATGTGGATCTTGCATTAAAAAAATGGAGGATTTTATCTCTCTATTAGGATCTTAATCGTTTAGTTGGTGTATTTCTTAATGGAGAGTAAATTTTACCATGTATTAGAGTGGGAATAACAACTCCTTTCGACACCAATACGGAATACTAAAAAAAGAAATACAGACTAATTCTCCTAATAAAAATGCACGTCCAGCTCCATGAAATAATGCACTTTCTACCTTCATACAATCAAAGAAGAGTGAAAACCAGATAACCTACAAAGCACAAGCACAAGCACAAGCACAAGCACAAGCACAAACTACAACGCTTTCTTACATTCCATGGTATTTTTTGAAGGCCCGGGCATGACGCGACACAGGATTTCAGGTCGACGTACATGAATTAACCCCGATTTCTACCCGACTTTTCCGAGCTACCTAAACGTGGCATAGATGGTAAACACTAAACAACCACCTAAATTGATCGTTGAAAAATAAGCCTCTACTTACTGAGGGCAAAATAATGAAAACTCGCAGCACCTTCCATGCGATTTTAGTACACTTGAAACTCGATCAGGGTAAGAGATCCTCCTTCAATTGTCGGATATGTCTTAACTACTCTTTACTTTTGAGAGCTACGGAGTATTTCTTAAACATTGTCATACTGATCTCCAAAGTAAATCTGATCCAAGTCATCCACATCGTGCATGCCATCCCAAAGATCATCGACATAAGCATCATCAGCCTCGTCATCAGCTTCAACTTCAACATCATCAAGAACCATGTCAGTGGAACGCCAATCCCACAGACTAGAAACAGTGTAAAAATCATACTGTCCCTCACAAGCTTTTGTCTTGCCACCAGAATTAACAACTAGAGGTCCCACTACCTTCAACGCTGAATGATTCTTTAGAAGCTCTTCATCGAGTTTCACATTCCAACAACCCCTCATGTCCAACAACTCGAGTACATGGCAGTTGGTGAGGATCCTAAACACACCCTCAGTTGTGACCATTAGATACGCTAGCTCAAGGTGCTTGATCTGTGGCATTGTAGCAGCAATGGCAAAAGCCTCATCATCTTGAGACTTTCGGAGGGTTACATCCCAAGGATGCATATTCCTCTTAAAATGTGTAAGGAGCTTACAGTGTTTACCAAATGCCTCTATTGCTGGGGCTCCAATCTTGGTCGAATAGCTCAAATCTAAGAATGTGAGGGCAGTAAATTTTCCAGCAACTTGTTCAACCATAGAATTTCTTATTTCACTTCCTGGCAGCCGTAAATTCCAAAGATTGTTGGCACTTGCAACACAAATTAAAATCAAAGGTGAGTTCAAAATCTTTCACTGATTCTACCAAAAACAAACCAACAAAATATATGCTGCCAAGCAACTATGTTACTCAAACTCGGTTCAAACTACTTTATACAAGGGTAGGAGTCCCAAGTGTTGGACTCCGTTATTTTATTATCCCCATCGTTTGACTTAAAATTAACCATGATCTGGGGTCAAGTGACAAACACTATTaagagtcggagtaacataggcCGGGAATGTAAGATAAGATAAGAGTGATCTCTTACTTGTCACCAATCATGGATAAACCCAATTCAGTCCCCAAGCCATAGACACAAAATTTGCGAAGAGAACCACGACTTCTTCCAATCAGCAATATAAGCATCCGATCAAGGCTCTCAGGGCGGCGGTATCGGCTCCATTGCTCAATATCGATCTCCTGCCAACAATACGGACCTCTTACCGCATTTGCCCATGATTTGCAAACGCTTGGGACTATATTTAATATCTCATCAAG
Protein-coding sequences here:
- the LOC141623236 gene encoding F-box protein FBW2-like isoform X1 — its product is MHDHINLHLLIIYVYAFMDDHLFSLNSLNSICLSCYSPYRNLDGMENRLDYRPWDELMPDTLGLIFKSLPLDEILNIVPSVCKSWANAVRGPYCWQEIDIEQWSRYRRPESLDRMLILLIGRSRGSLRKFCVYGLGTELGLSMIGDNANNLWNLRLPGSEIRNSMVEQVAGKFTALTFLDLSYSTKIGAPAIEAFGKHCKLLTHFKRNMHPWDVTLRKSQDDEAFAIAATMPQIKHLELAYLMVTTEGVFRILTNCHVLELLDMRGCWNVKLDEELLKNHSALKVVGPLVVNSGGKTKACEGQYDFYTVSSLWDWRSTDMVLDDVEVEADDEADDAYVDDLWDGMHDVDDLDQIYFGDQYDNV
- the LOC141623236 gene encoding F-box protein FBW2-like isoform X2 codes for the protein MENRLDYRPWDELMPDTLGLIFKSLPLDEILNIVPSVCKSWANAVRGPYCWQEIDIEQWSRYRRPESLDRMLILLIGRSRGSLRKFCVYGLGTELGLSMIGDNANNLWNLRLPGSEIRNSMVEQVAGKFTALTFLDLSYSTKIGAPAIEAFGKHCKLLTHFKRNMHPWDVTLRKSQDDEAFAIAATMPQIKHLELAYLMVTTEGVFRILTNCHVLELLDMRGCWNVKLDEELLKNHSALKVVGPLVVNSGGKTKACEGQYDFYTVSSLWDWRSTDMVLDDVEVEADDEADDAYVDDLWDGMHDVDDLDQIYFGDQYDNV